TCGTCCAAATCTTCAAGATCCTTGACAATCGGCAATAAAGCTTGCTGCGGAAGATAAGCTTCAAGGCATAGCAGGACATTGGGGCTTAAGCTTCCCAGGAGAATCGGACCGTATTGGCTTATGCGAGGAGTCACTCTTTTAATTACATCGCCAATCTGCTTGCCCATCGAACAAGCTAAGAACGTTTCTTCTTTGACTTCGACCATGACTCCGATTTTTCCTTTGGGAAACAGTAAAAGTTCTTCGAGAGTGAGAACTCTTTGGTTGGAATAACTGGTATCAAACCAGGAGCCTGTATCAATGAGCTTGATCTCCTCAAGAAGCAATTCGTTAACTTTATTGGGATGGGTTTCATTCGTGATTCGGTGAAAAGTTCCATCGTGGATGATAACAGGAACTCCGTCCTTCGATAGTTGTACATCACATTCAATGTAATCGACAGGGATCTGTATTGCACTGATGAATGCAGCAAGGGTATTTTCCGGTGCTTGGGAAGAGTTGCCTCTGTGAGCGATGAGTTTAGGGGTTTTATTAAGCATGAACCTATCCAGAAAAAACTGATTCTTGAAGTTAATTAGGCCTAATCTTCATGATGATAAATATAGACTTAATTTTGAAGCTAATGAAAGTTGATAGAAATCTGCAGATTGAACGTCTGAAAAAAGAAACTTTCGACCTGGTTGTGATCGGTGGAGGGGCGACAGGCGCAGGCATTGCATTCGATGCTGTTTTGCGCGGCTGCAAGGTGGCGCTGATAGACGCAGGGGATTTTGCATCTCAGACATCAAGCAAGTCGACAAAACTCCTGCATGGCGGCGTCAGATACTTGGAAACAGCGTTCAAAGAGCTTGACTTCAGTCAGTTCAGCTTGGTTAAAAGCGGACTTGAAGAGCGGGCAACAATCTTAAAGATCGCACCTCATCTTTCCAAGCCTCTGCCAATTTTGATCCCTGTTTATCGTTGGCTTCAAGCCGGATATTATTGGACAGGAATTAAGGTGTACGATTTTTTGGCAGGGAAACGCACGATAGGAAACAGCCGTTTCCTCTCTAAGAAAGATGTTGAAAAATATTTCCCGAAAATTCGAACCGATGAACTGAAAGGCGCAATTCTTTATTACGATGGCCAGTTTGACGATGCTAGACTGAACGTCAGCTTGGCCATTTCATCAATTCATCATGGCGCAGCAGCGGCAAATTATGTAAAAGTTATCGACTTTGAACATCTAAATGGCAAGTTGATTGGTGCTTTGGCTGAGGATCAAGTTGAAGGGAATTCATGGGTGATTAAAGGGAAGGTATTTGTTAATGCGGCGGGTCCTTTTGTCGATAAACTTCGTCTGCTTGATAATCCCTCTCTTCTTTGCAAAATGGTAGGAAGCGTTGGAACTCATTTAGTTCTCGATAGATCTTTTGCCCCAAAAGCTGTAGGCCTTTTAATTCCCAAAACTTCGGACGGAAGAGTCCTTTTTCTACTGCCTTGGGAGAATCAAACTCTTGTTGGGACAACCGATGTTCCAGTGGAAGTTAAACAAGATCCAAAGCCGACTGAAGAGGAAATTAACTACCTGATTGAACATCTAAATAAACATCTTGGATTGGGAGTTTCCCGAAAGGATGTGCGTGCGTCTTGGGCAGGGATCAGACCTCTTATTTCAGAGGAACGCGCAAAAAAAACAGCAAAATTATCCCGCGATTTTTCTATTGAAAAAAGCGCGTCAGGGTTGTATTCGATCATGGGAGGGAAGTGGACGTCTTACAGGAAAATGGGAGAGATGCTCATTGATCGGATGATCCAGGATGGAGAACTTTTCTGTAAGCATTGTCAGACAGCCTATTCTCCCATTGTTGGCGGCGAGGTGCCTTGGGAAGGAATGTTAGACAGCCTCGAGATGTTTGACCAAGAGATCATCGATCATCTATATCGAGCTTATGGGACAAAATGCGTAGATGTGGCGAAACTGGCCATTGAAAGAGGGTTGGAAGAGCGGTTGCATCCAGATCATCCTTTTATTGAAGGTGAAGTGGTTTGGGCAGTTCAGGAAGAGATGGCGATCAATGTTGAAGATGTTTTGTCAAGGCGTGTAAGGCTGATGATGCTAGATGAAAAGGCGGGATGTGAAGTTTTGGAACGCGTAAAGGAGTTGATCTTAGATGAAACAAAGGTAGGGGGAAGGAAATGAGGGGGTTATTGAGGTTTACTCTTTCGTTTATTCTCGTCTATATGATTGTCAGTATCATGATCGCTGGCCAGGCTTTCTTTATTCCTTTTTTAATCGCTTTAATTATTTCCTACTTTATTATTGCCTTGGCAGAGTGGGTAAAAAAAATCTTCCGCCTTCCTATGCCATTGGCATATATTGCGGCATTTTCAGGTATTCTCGTGTTTTTCTATATCGTTTCCACCATTGTTACAAATAATGTTCAGAGCTTAATTGAGCTTGCGCCTGTTTATCAGAAAAAACTCGAAGAGGTAATGAATGCGGTTTCTGACAGGTTTCATTTCTCTAAGCCTAATTACCAAGATATGTTTAGGGAATTTAATTTCGGGTCTATTTTGGGAAGCATCGCACTGATGATTCGGGATGTGGCTAGGAATGCTGGTGTGATTACACTTTATGTCATTTTTATGATCATCGAGTACTATTACTTTCACGACAAAATGAAAGCATTTTTTAAGACTCAAAAGAGCTTGGAATCAGCAGAGCAGATCGCTTCGAAGATTGCCAGGAAAACGCAGTCTTATCTGCGATTAAAAACCCTTATGAGCCTTGTAACTGCGGTTTTAAGTTATGTGTTAATGATTGCCGTGGGAGTCGATTTTGCAGAATTTTGGGCTTTGCTGATCTTTTTTCTAAACTACATCCCTACGATCGGCTCAATCGTGGCTACAGCGTTTCCTTGTCTATTGACAATCTTGCAATTCCAATCTTTTTGGCCTTTTGCGATCATTTCAGTCGGCCTGATCTCTACACAGTTTATTATCGGCAATATTATCGAACCGCGTGTGATGGGGAAACAGTTTAACTTGAGCGGTCTGGTCATTCTGGTTTCATTGACGATTAGCGGGACCATTTGGGGGATCACAGGAATGTTTCTTTGTGTGCCGATTTTGATGATCACCAGCATCATCTTAAACAGCTTCTCTAAAACTAGGCCGATAGCAATTCTTCTATCACAAACAGGTGATTTAGAAAATTAGGGATTTTTTGCCAGCTCGTTTTCGATCGTTTCTTTTGGGACAATCGGAGATTTGCAATGCATTCCTTCACAAGTTTTTGCTGCATTTTCCCATGCTTCTTTGGAAGATAAGTTTGCTATCCACCATGGATAGGTGCGGCACTGTACAGGCCGAACCGGATAGATGGAGCATTTGTTATCTTTTAAGAAAATGCAATCGTAGTTCTTGTATTTTAACTCAACTAAGGCAAATCGCCCCTCTTTTTGTCTGAGGTATGTCTTGCGGAATTTATCGATCGGTATCTTAAGGTATTCAGCGATAGCTTCGACTTCCTGCTCGTTTACCCAAACATACCCAGGAGATCCAGTGCAGCAATTGCCGCATCCTGTGCACTCAAATGCAAGACCTTCTGCGTACCAAGGCTCTTCTTGCGCCATTTTCAAAGGGTTACTCATCTCCCATTACCTCTCTTAAATCATTCACAAAAGGAAAGATCGATAAATCTTCAATAGAGTTAGATTCGATCAATATTTTATCGATCTCTTCTTGCGTCATTGGTTTTTTTGAATAGGATTCTACGCGAGGTACTTTGACATTAAAGAAAAAATCTTCTGCCCGGGTCCAGTAATGATTGATACGGATCTTGTCGATATCTGGGCTGCGAGGATGTCCTTTAACAAAGCTTGGCGATACGGCAACATGTCCTTTCTTAAATGAACAATCGTGAATGAAGCACTCTTTAATTTTTTCCGGTTGAGCGATTGTTTTGAAAAACAAATTTTTCTTATGATTCCAGGGAAATTTCAAGGTTAGGGATTCAATCATAAATTTCCCTTCGGGAATATGGGAAAGATGGGATGTTCCATAGCATTGCCAGCTGATATAGACGCCTCCATAGCGGCGATAATCTTTTAGGAATTCCGGAATTGAGGAATGGTTTACAGGAACAATGAATTCATCGGTGTCAATAAAAGCCATCCAAAGCGAGTTTTTTCCGTAGTGTTTCACACAATGATTGTAGGCATCTTTTTGATAGAAAACATAAAGGGTTTCTGGAGGAGAAGGCCAGTTGATAAGGTCGACGATTCCTGACTGAATATAAGGCTTGAGAACCTCTTTGTAGTGATCATTGCTATTATTGTTATACAGATAAAAATGATCCACGCCGACTAACCGGTGATATTCTATCCACTCTTTTAAATATTGCGCTTCGTTGTTGAACATGCAGACGGTTGAAAGGGTGTATTTCTTCGGGGCGGCATCCAGGATGCTATAGAAAGAACACATTAGAAAAAGAAAAAGAAAGCGTTTCATTGCACTTAAATCCAATTGCAAAAAAAACAGTATAAGTCATTGACTCTTTTAGCGAAAAGATTTTATGATTGCGCCTCATATGAGAAAGACAAGTGCTGACCTACCTGGAGCTGAAGCTACGGCAAAACAAGTGATTATTGCTAATCGCGTGAGTGCGCCTCCGGTTCCGGTCGCTTCTTTTTTTACCAACGATGGATTTTCTGTGTATGCTGCGGAATTCCCAGACCAGATTATCATCGCAGGATTCATTGATCTGGATAAGAAGCAAATTATCTTGAATGAGAGCGATGATCTGGAAGTTCAGCAGTTTACCCTTGCGCGTGCTTTGGGACACTGGATCATGCATGGGGACGAGCTGGATGAAATTCCGGAATTAAAAGTGATCTACCATCAGTCTTTAGGAGGGGACCTAAAAAATTTCTATGAAAAAGAAGCGTTGCATTTTGCCCTTCACCTTCTTTTGCCTGAAATTTTCATTGTTGATGATCTTAGGCTGGCCGATCAGGCGATTGCCGTTAAATACCAGGTTCCTGATTTTGTCGTTCGTTTGATTCGGAAAGAATATCTATCTTAAATTCAAGCGCTCATCCTGAAGACGCGGATTGCCGCTTTTCTGGATCAAATTCAAGTCAACTCCTTCCCAAAACTCCGTTTTTTTAATTTTATTAAAAATAAAATATTTTTTATAATTAATTAAGGTTATGTTTAATGGATTTTTATTGTTATGGAACCATTTTCTATTTTATCGAGCAATCCTTTACCTCTTCACACCCGCTGTAAGTCAAAAAATATGGCTCAAGCGTCTAAAATTTCTCCCAAATTTATTAAGGAAAAACTTGCTTTTAAGAGACGGCCATTGCTTACCCCAAAAGAAAGGATTGATAAAATGTTGCTAGCTTCTCCTAGCCGATATCAATTTCGAGGTTTGAGTTATCAAGTTGCTCAATCTATTAAAAATTTAAGTCCTAATCAACGAAAGGAACTCTATTCATCAATTGAAAAAGCTTTCCGCCTTGTTGAGCATGAAGACTCTAATTCAGCTTGGATTCAGCGTGCCGATCTTTTAGATGCCATTGATGTTTTAGTAGAGGATAGCTCCGGAGAGCTAAAACCGATGCTAGCGACATCTGTAGAAAAACAACGAAAGAATAAAGAAGATGTTCCACTTGTTCCTTATAAGCAAATAAAAGAGGCAACGATCATTAAAACCGAACAAATGAGAAAAAAAATTGTCAGTGATAAAAAAATAGAATTAGAGCCTTTAGATCCTGTGATGGTTTTTGAGCATTCTAAAGCGGCAAAAAGTGTGAAAAAACTGACCTCTCGAGAGATTCGAATGGAAAATTTTTTATCGGTTGTCTATCGCACCCTTACCTATGTACTTGGAAAATATCAAGCAAATAAGCTGTTTGGAAGTGCCCGTTTCCTTGCTTCTATGTCGCGTCAATTAGAAATTGAATCTTCTGAGTATTTAGTTAGAAAAGAAAAGGATGAAAAGACCGGCGAAAAAAAATTAGTAGGGTATTATCGAGGTCCAAAATTTTTATTTGGGAAATCGGTTCACGAGTATTCAAATAGAAATGAGTGGTTTAAGCGTTCTTTAACATCTGCTGCAACAGCAGAGTATTTGCAAGGCGTAGAAGTCAAAGAGGCCAAGCTTACAGCTAAATATGGACCAAGCGGCCAGGTTAGCCGGCTTGTGGTCGCAAATTCTGATTCGCGCATACGCCATCATGTGCTTAATCCGGATGAATTTGGAAAGACTCAAGAATTGACAGGAAAAGTTTTAAATGTTGAAGCGGAAAAAGAAGCGAAAAGCAAAGGTGATAGCGCTGCTTACTATTCTGAAAAATATAAATTTTCCACCAAAAATTTGGTAGGAAGAGAAAATGATGATTCCATGGAAATCCAAACAATATCTAAGAAGATGAAAAATTCGGAAAAATTATACGTTGCAGCTCAGCATGAACTCTTGGGAGGATTATGGCGTGCTTTTGATAGGCAGGGTGCTGTTCAAGTTGTGCAACGCTTAGCTCCTGCGGATATCCATAATTATGTTGCCCCTTTAGACGGAAAACCATTAAATCATAAGGAGGCTTGTGAAGTATTAAAAAAGCGCATAGAAGAGCGGCTTAATCAATTGCAGCACACTTCTAAGGATGAGAAAGAAGCGTTGCAGAAAGAAGTTGCGCATCTTGAACATCTTATCCAAATTTTTGCAGATCAAGAAGAAGAGCTTGGAAGAGCATCGCAAGCGACAATAGATATTTATGGCACAAATGAATCTGTATCGACTCCTGCGATTTCCAATAAGTCCAGTATTTTGGCTCAAAATGATCGAAAAATCATGATGTTTTTACATGAAGATGGAAGCTTTTCCATGCACGTGTTTATTGGAGCAACAGGAGTGAATAAAGTTGATGTCGATCAGCAGACAAAAAAGAAAATGAAACGGGGAGCAAGACAAGGTGATATGCAATTTGGCAAAGACCGCATTGAAAAAAGAGATGATTTTCACACAGCTACTGCCAAAAAGACAGTAGACTCTCATAGAAAGTTGCGTTTAGGCGAATGGAAAGGAGGATTTCCTATCAATGGTTCAACAGTCATTTCTTATTATTTAAAGGATGACTTCAGAGCTTTGCCAAAAGTTGATCGTTATAAGAAAGCTGTTGCTGTCGGCACAGGGATGGATCGGCAGGAAATTGAAATAAAGGCCAATATGGGAGATCCTTTATTGATTAAAACAGAAATTCTTTATGCACAAGTTGTTGAGCGCTGCTTTCCGAATATGTTTACACCTTTGCCAACTGTAGATGAAGTAAAGCAGCAAATCTTATTGCAAGATCTTGGGCAAAGAAATCTTGCTGATGATAAACAAATGCTTTATTTTGAGCATGATCAAGAAGTCTTACAAGAAATTCAAGAGTTGCTTAAAAAGGAAAATCTAACTTTTGATGAACAGAAAATGCTTGAGAAATTTGACTCAATCCTTGAGAAGAGGATCGATTGCATAAAGGAGAACAGTAGGCTAGCCACGCAGGTTGATCTGGAAACGGAAGATGTTGAAGATGCAAAGGAGATGATGGTTGAGGGAATAGCAAAAGCAGCCGAAGATTCCTCGCTAGTTGAGGATGATTCTTTTGTTGAAGCCCTAGGTGAGGTTTTGGAAACTTTCATCGATCTCTATAAATATGCAGATTGACTGCGTTAGAGAATCAAAATACATCTTAAAAATCTATTGCATGGTGAACGTCGGTTCGTGGTATACTTCCAATTTATGATTTTACCAATGACCCGAAGTTTTTATTTTCTGTTGCTTGTGGCATTTTTTGCTTGGAAGCAGGCAGGGGCGCAAGCAATTCTTCCTTATGAGAACGGACCGTTGCACGAGGCTTTTGCGACTCCTATCTCCATTAATCTTTTACTCGATGCCATTGAGCTTGAACCGCCGCAGTCCATTAATGAACGCATCCCAAAACAATTGGATATTCAAGCTGAGTGGATCTCCGGATATTGGCAGTGGGATTTTAATGCCAACGATTTTGTCTGGGTAAGTGGGGTTTGGCGCCGCCCTCCTCCAGGTCATCAGTGGGTTTCAGGGTTATGGAAAAAATACGGCAGTGAGTGGGTTCGGGTGCCTGGGTATTGGAGCAAAGTGCCCGAACAGAGTGCCGATTTTATCAGCGTGCCTCCTCCGGATCCTCTTGATGAAAATACGGCTTCACCTCCTTCATCCAATGTTTTTTGGGTGAACGGCCATTGGTATTTTATGTTTAATCTTCAGGAATTCCACTGGGTACCGGGTCACTGGGATGAATTTGACCCGCAATGGGTTCTGGTACCGGCGCATTATGTTTGGAGGCCGGGCGGATATGTCTATGTTCCAGCGTATTGGGATTGGCCGATTGAAGAGAGAGGAACTGCATACACATCTGTAAAGATTGACCCAGACTACCGTTATCATGTTGTTTTCGAGCCGACGTCGATTCTCAAATCGGAAATAATCGTGAAACAGCTTTTTTTGCATTATCCGGACTATCTCTGTTTTTTTCATCATCATTACCACTATCACTTGGATTTTTGGAAAGCGTTTTGCTGCTATCCTCCTTGGTGGGGATGGGATACATGGTGGGGATTCACATGGCATGACCATTGGGCATTGTGGTGGTGGTATACACATCCCGGCTATCCTCAACCTTTATGGATGACAAAGGAAAT
This genomic window from Waddlia chondrophila WSU 86-1044 contains:
- a CDS encoding glycerophosphodiester phosphodiesterase, with the protein product MLNKTPKLIAHRGNSSQAPENTLAAFISAIQIPVDYIECDVQLSKDGVPVIIHDGTFHRITNETHPNKVNELLLEEIKLIDTGSWFDTSYSNQRVLTLEELLLFPKGKIGVMVEVKEETFLACSMGKQIGDVIKRVTPRISQYGPILLGSLSPNVLLCLEAYLPQQALLPIVKDLEDLDDFRPIHAKHYAFKHTLLNEEMILEFHQNGIEVWAWTIDDKDTAFQLAALGLDGLITNQPKKMTGICHPSREMVDNVANVVFQGRLKKVN
- a CDS encoding glycosyltransferase family 92 protein, with protein sequence MKRFLFLFLMCSFYSILDAAPKKYTLSTVCMFNNEAQYLKEWIEYHRLVGVDHFYLYNNNSNDHYKEVLKPYIQSGIVDLINWPSPPETLYVFYQKDAYNHCVKHYGKNSLWMAFIDTDEFIVPVNHSSIPEFLKDYRRYGGVYISWQCYGTSHLSHIPEGKFMIESLTLKFPWNHKKNLFFKTIAQPEKIKECFIHDCSFKKGHVAVSPSFVKGHPRSPDIDKIRINHYWTRAEDFFFNVKVPRVESYSKKPMTQEEIDKILIESNSIEDLSIFPFVNDLREVMGDE
- a CDS encoding ImmA/IrrE family metallo-endopeptidase, which gives rise to MRKTSADLPGAEATAKQVIIANRVSAPPVPVASFFTNDGFSVYAAEFPDQIIIAGFIDLDKKQIILNESDDLEVQQFTLARALGHWIMHGDELDEIPELKVIYHQSLGGDLKNFYEKEALHFALHLLLPEIFIVDDLRLADQAIAVKYQVPDFVVRLIRKEYLS
- a CDS encoding glycerol-3-phosphate dehydrogenase/oxidase, which translates into the protein MKVDRNLQIERLKKETFDLVVIGGGATGAGIAFDAVLRGCKVALIDAGDFASQTSSKSTKLLHGGVRYLETAFKELDFSQFSLVKSGLEERATILKIAPHLSKPLPILIPVYRWLQAGYYWTGIKVYDFLAGKRTIGNSRFLSKKDVEKYFPKIRTDELKGAILYYDGQFDDARLNVSLAISSIHHGAAAANYVKVIDFEHLNGKLIGALAEDQVEGNSWVIKGKVFVNAAGPFVDKLRLLDNPSLLCKMVGSVGTHLVLDRSFAPKAVGLLIPKTSDGRVLFLLPWENQTLVGTTDVPVEVKQDPKPTEEEINYLIEHLNKHLGLGVSRKDVRASWAGIRPLISEERAKKTAKLSRDFSIEKSASGLYSIMGGKWTSYRKMGEMLIDRMIQDGELFCKHCQTAYSPIVGGEVPWEGMLDSLEMFDQEIIDHLYRAYGTKCVDVAKLAIERGLEERLHPDHPFIEGEVVWAVQEEMAINVEDVLSRRVRLMMLDEKAGCEVLERVKELILDETKVGGRK
- a CDS encoding phosphatidylserine decarboxylase, whose translation is MEPFSILSSNPLPLHTRCKSKNMAQASKISPKFIKEKLAFKRRPLLTPKERIDKMLLASPSRYQFRGLSYQVAQSIKNLSPNQRKELYSSIEKAFRLVEHEDSNSAWIQRADLLDAIDVLVEDSSGELKPMLATSVEKQRKNKEDVPLVPYKQIKEATIIKTEQMRKKIVSDKKIELEPLDPVMVFEHSKAAKSVKKLTSREIRMENFLSVVYRTLTYVLGKYQANKLFGSARFLASMSRQLEIESSEYLVRKEKDEKTGEKKLVGYYRGPKFLFGKSVHEYSNRNEWFKRSLTSAATAEYLQGVEVKEAKLTAKYGPSGQVSRLVVANSDSRIRHHVLNPDEFGKTQELTGKVLNVEAEKEAKSKGDSAAYYSEKYKFSTKNLVGRENDDSMEIQTISKKMKNSEKLYVAAQHELLGGLWRAFDRQGAVQVVQRLAPADIHNYVAPLDGKPLNHKEACEVLKKRIEERLNQLQHTSKDEKEALQKEVAHLEHLIQIFADQEEELGRASQATIDIYGTNESVSTPAISNKSSILAQNDRKIMMFLHEDGSFSMHVFIGATGVNKVDVDQQTKKKMKRGARQGDMQFGKDRIEKRDDFHTATAKKTVDSHRKLRLGEWKGGFPINGSTVISYYLKDDFRALPKVDRYKKAVAVGTGMDRQEIEIKANMGDPLLIKTEILYAQVVERCFPNMFTPLPTVDEVKQQILLQDLGQRNLADDKQMLYFEHDQEVLQEIQELLKKENLTFDEQKMLEKFDSILEKRIDCIKENSRLATQVDLETEDVEDAKEMMVEGIAKAAEDSSLVEDDSFVEALGEVLETFIDLYKYAD
- a CDS encoding AI-2E family transporter, encoding MRGLLRFTLSFILVYMIVSIMIAGQAFFIPFLIALIISYFIIALAEWVKKIFRLPMPLAYIAAFSGILVFFYIVSTIVTNNVQSLIELAPVYQKKLEEVMNAVSDRFHFSKPNYQDMFREFNFGSILGSIALMIRDVARNAGVITLYVIFMIIEYYYFHDKMKAFFKTQKSLESAEQIASKIARKTQSYLRLKTLMSLVTAVLSYVLMIAVGVDFAEFWALLIFFLNYIPTIGSIVATAFPCLLTILQFQSFWPFAIISVGLISTQFIIGNIIEPRVMGKQFNLSGLVILVSLTISGTIWGITGMFLCVPILMITSIILNSFSKTRPIAILLSQTGDLEN
- a CDS encoding YkgJ family cysteine cluster protein: MSNPLKMAQEEPWYAEGLAFECTGCGNCCTGSPGYVWVNEQEVEAIAEYLKIPIDKFRKTYLRQKEGRFALVELKYKNYDCIFLKDNKCSIYPVRPVQCRTYPWWIANLSSKEAWENAAKTCEGMHCKSPIVPKETIENELAKNP